A stretch of the Desulforamulus ferrireducens genome encodes the following:
- a CDS encoding extracellular solute-binding protein, translated as MANKDCSLKIINAGALHRVIGDCRELFLAKNPGITLEMKGVGSREGAKRLLSGEKYDIVALADQALFAELLVPELVENYFVFATDQIVIGYHRFSQGNQEINQDNWADILLQPGVKFARSDHNLDPCGYRSLMVWQLAEKFYQRPGLANQLEKACIPHTTYPKSLDLAGALMAGEVDYAFLYSSEAKQLGFPYLSLPSKINLSNPAYADYYDQAFLSVESKIPGKNIIIHGKPIEFAVGIVKTTQHPELAQAFIDLLTGPEGHTILEENGMVPC; from the coding sequence ATGGCCAACAAGGATTGCTCTTTGAAAATAATTAACGCCGGGGCGTTACACAGGGTTATCGGAGATTGCAGAGAACTATTCTTAGCCAAAAATCCTGGCATAACACTGGAAATGAAAGGGGTTGGTTCAAGGGAAGGTGCTAAAAGGTTACTATCCGGGGAGAAATATGACATTGTAGCTCTGGCTGATCAAGCTCTCTTTGCGGAATTATTAGTACCCGAGCTAGTTGAGAATTATTTTGTTTTTGCAACGGATCAAATTGTCATTGGCTATCACCGCTTTTCTCAGGGTAACCAAGAAATTAACCAAGACAACTGGGCCGACATCTTATTGCAACCAGGTGTAAAATTTGCCCGTTCAGATCACAACCTTGACCCCTGTGGTTACAGAAGCTTGATGGTTTGGCAACTGGCTGAAAAATTCTATCAGCGGCCCGGTCTGGCCAATCAATTGGAAAAGGCCTGTATTCCCCACACCACCTACCCCAAATCATTGGATTTGGCGGGGGCTTTAATGGCAGGAGAGGTTGACTATGCTTTTCTTTATTCTTCGGAAGCAAAGCAACTGGGCTTTCCCTACCTAAGCCTACCTTCCAAGATTAATCTTTCTAACCCCGCCTATGCAGACTATTACGACCAGGCCTTTCTATCGGTGGAAAGTAAAATTCCCGGTAAAAACATTATTATACATGGTAAACCCATAGAGTTTGCTGTAGGAATTGTTAAGACAACGCAGCATCCAGAACTAGCCCAAGCCTTTATTGACCTTCTTACCGGGCCGGAAGGCCATACTATATTAGAAGAAAATGGTATGGTTCCTTGCTAA
- a CDS encoding PadR family transcriptional regulator: protein MTNNINLSSDRIIEAQLLLLLQIKPSHGYELIQRLNDSDFTLGEVDPATVYRHLRRMDKEDLVKSHWETGPSGPGRRLYTITNNGEVLLAQWTASIRQQREKLENFIKTYEQYNL from the coding sequence ATGACTAATAATATAAATCTTTCCAGTGACAGGATAATAGAAGCACAGTTACTGTTGTTACTGCAGATAAAACCTTCTCATGGTTATGAACTTATTCAGAGGCTAAATGATTCAGATTTTACCCTTGGGGAAGTGGACCCAGCCACGGTATACCGCCACTTGAGACGTATGGATAAGGAGGACCTGGTTAAGTCTCACTGGGAGACTGGACCGTCAGGACCCGGCAGGCGCCTCTACACCATTACCAATAATGGCGAGGTATTGCTGGCCCAATGGACCGCAAGCATTAGACAACAAAGGGAAAAGTTAGAGAACTTTATCAAAACATATGAACAATATAATTTGTAG